In Streptomyces chartreusis, the following proteins share a genomic window:
- a CDS encoding lipid II:glycine glycyltransferase FemX has translation MSALLVPPSHSRPAPHPGFALRTITAETYRAFLATPAGAALGAGFLQCPSWADVKEGWRARLIGWGPAPEAGQLNGVALVLLRQFPGTRKYFAYLPEGPVADWSDPDLDGWLDPLLEHLRGAGAFAVRIGPSPAYRRWDAARLKSLTGPGRRLGDVLASEVDPLGTAVAERLRARDWRRCGGDGTGEDGDAQPRHVFHVPLAGRSTEDLWSGLNQEWRRNVRRAQKEGVEIVVGGAAELPEFYRLLGITERRDGFRLGRSLAYYERQYAALNAEEPGRMKLYLARHRGEILAAHTLITVGRRAWYQTGASADHRREVRPSNALQWRMLLDAHALGADVYDMRGVPSTLDPDERAYGLLRWKLGTGGQVVETLGEWEKPLGGSANHTLYRAFQAYLNRR, from the coding sequence GTGTCAGCGCTGCTCGTTCCGCCCAGCCACTCACGCCCCGCCCCGCATCCGGGCTTCGCTCTGCGCACCATCACCGCGGAGACCTACCGTGCCTTCCTCGCGACCCCCGCCGGCGCGGCACTCGGCGCCGGATTCCTCCAGTGCCCCTCCTGGGCCGACGTGAAGGAGGGCTGGCGCGCCCGGCTGATCGGCTGGGGACCCGCCCCGGAGGCCGGGCAACTCAACGGCGTCGCACTGGTGCTGCTGCGCCAGTTCCCCGGCACCCGCAAGTACTTCGCCTACCTCCCCGAAGGCCCCGTCGCCGACTGGAGCGACCCCGACCTCGACGGCTGGCTCGACCCGCTCCTGGAGCACCTGCGCGGCGCGGGCGCCTTCGCCGTGCGCATCGGCCCGTCCCCGGCCTACCGGCGCTGGGACGCCGCCCGGCTGAAGTCCCTCACCGGCCCCGGCCGGCGCCTCGGCGACGTCCTCGCCAGCGAGGTCGACCCGCTCGGCACCGCCGTGGCCGAACGGCTGCGCGCCCGGGACTGGCGCCGCTGCGGCGGAGACGGCACCGGCGAGGACGGCGACGCCCAGCCCCGGCACGTCTTCCACGTGCCGCTCGCCGGACGCAGCACCGAGGACCTGTGGTCCGGGCTCAACCAGGAATGGCGCCGCAATGTCCGCCGCGCGCAGAAGGAGGGCGTGGAGATCGTGGTGGGCGGCGCGGCCGAACTCCCCGAGTTCTACCGGCTGCTCGGCATCACCGAACGGCGCGACGGATTCCGGCTCGGCCGCTCGCTCGCCTACTACGAGCGTCAGTACGCGGCGCTCAACGCAGAGGAGCCGGGCCGGATGAAGCTGTACCTCGCCCGTCACCGGGGCGAGATCCTGGCCGCCCACACGCTGATCACGGTGGGCCGCCGTGCCTGGTACCAGACCGGTGCCTCGGCCGACCACCGCCGCGAGGTCCGGCCCTCCAACGCCCTTCAGTGGCGGATGCTGCTGGACGCCCACGCGCTCGGTGCCGACGTCTACGACATGCGAGGGGTACCCTCCACTCTCGATCCTGACGAACGTGCGTACGGACTGCTGCGCTGGAAGCTCGGCACCGGGGGACAGGTCGTCGAGACGCTGGGGGAATGGGAGAAACCGTTGGGCGGCAGCGCCAACCACACGCTTTACCGCGCCTTCCAGGCGTACCTGAACCGCCGATGA
- a CDS encoding SRPBCC family protein: MFANSPSASRSRQPRRPRARAAAVTVALAVTGVLAGTVPAAQATPNSTTSRCGGRGVDEDAVIRYESDVVIKAPLSRIWKLQTDVERWPSWQPPVTTAERLDHGRLKPGSRFHWTTPAPATPTTPATTLSITSTVQELRRNDCVLWSGPAIGEGLRIDEGVHLWTFRKVKGGVHVHTEETWTGDQVEADVPTATAALGAGLEAWLHDLKVAAESPTT; this comes from the coding sequence ATGTTCGCCAACAGCCCTTCCGCCTCCCGCTCCCGGCAGCCGCGCCGGCCTCGGGCCCGCGCAGCCGCGGTCACGGTCGCGCTCGCCGTCACCGGCGTCCTCGCCGGCACCGTCCCGGCCGCCCAGGCCACGCCGAACAGCACGACGTCCCGGTGCGGCGGCCGGGGCGTCGACGAGGACGCCGTCATCCGCTACGAGTCCGACGTCGTGATCAAGGCGCCGCTGAGCAGGATCTGGAAGCTCCAGACCGACGTCGAACGCTGGCCGTCCTGGCAGCCCCCGGTCACCACCGCCGAACGCCTCGACCACGGCCGTCTGAAGCCGGGGTCCCGGTTCCACTGGACGACCCCCGCACCGGCCACCCCGACGACCCCCGCGACCACCCTCTCCATCACCTCCACCGTCCAGGAGCTCCGCCGCAACGACTGCGTCCTGTGGAGCGGCCCCGCGATCGGCGAGGGCCTGCGCATCGACGAGGGCGTCCACCTGTGGACCTTCCGCAAGGTCAAGGGCGGCGTCCACGTCCACACCGAGGAAACCTGGACCGGCGACCAGGTCGAGGCGGACGTCCCCACCGCCACAGCGGCCCTCGGCGCGGGCCTCGAAGCCTGGCTGCACGACCTCAAGGTCGCCGCCGAGTCCCCCACCACCTGA
- a CDS encoding L,D-transpeptidase — translation MSRSRAVIHARVRAAVVAGAAAALLTPLAACSSGSQGSSDDGRNPGADDRPVTVTVTPRGEKVPAGEPVKVTASGGRLTSVTVTDGEGHRLAGKVAADGRSWVSDRKSVPGAAYSVTAATRSEGGTAKSTRAAFTTAEAGKVNKVDWRPGTGTTVGVAQPISLVFDNPVKNRAEVEKQLRITTSNDTEGSWGWMRDWSGRDRVDWRPKEYWKPGTKVTLNARLNGTDSGTAGGWFVRDYTTTFTIGARQIVKVDLDDHRLTLVRDGETVRRIPVSGGTPGGDKRSWHGTAVLMAKEGTINMNSETVGLADAYDKMVDYSMRLTWSGMYAHAAPWNARYFGNSNHSSGCIGMSDANASWFYAQVHPGDPFEIKGKDTKGVVAPGNGFGAWNVSWTEWQGMSALR, via the coding sequence TTGTCGCGCTCTCGTGCAGTCATCCATGCCCGCGTCCGGGCCGCCGTCGTGGCCGGCGCCGCGGCTGCCCTGCTGACGCCGCTCGCCGCCTGCTCGTCCGGCTCGCAGGGTTCGTCGGACGACGGCCGGAATCCCGGCGCCGACGACCGTCCTGTCACGGTCACCGTCACGCCCCGGGGGGAGAAGGTCCCGGCGGGCGAGCCCGTGAAGGTCACGGCCTCTGGAGGCAGGCTCACCTCGGTGACGGTCACCGACGGCGAGGGGCACCGGCTGGCCGGCAAGGTCGCCGCCGACGGTCGTTCGTGGGTCTCCGACCGCAAGTCCGTGCCCGGCGCCGCGTATTCGGTGACGGCGGCGACCCGCAGCGAGGGCGGAACCGCGAAGAGCACCAGGGCCGCCTTCACCACGGCCGAGGCCGGCAAGGTCAACAAGGTCGACTGGCGGCCGGGCACCGGCACCACCGTCGGCGTCGCCCAGCCGATCTCCCTGGTCTTCGACAACCCGGTGAAGAACCGGGCCGAGGTCGAGAAGCAGCTGAGGATCACCACCTCGAACGACACCGAGGGTTCCTGGGGCTGGATGCGCGACTGGTCGGGCCGCGACCGGGTCGACTGGCGGCCGAAGGAGTACTGGAAGCCCGGGACCAAGGTCACGCTGAACGCCCGCCTGAACGGCACCGATTCGGGCACGGCCGGGGGCTGGTTCGTCCGGGACTACACGACCACCTTCACGATCGGCGCCCGGCAGATCGTCAAGGTCGACCTCGACGACCATCGGCTCACCCTCGTCCGGGACGGCGAGACGGTACGGCGGATACCGGTCTCCGGCGGCACGCCCGGCGGCGACAAGCGGTCCTGGCACGGGACGGCGGTGCTCATGGCCAAGGAGGGCACGATCAACATGAACTCCGAGACGGTGGGCCTCGCCGACGCCTACGACAAGATGGTCGACTACTCGATGCGGCTGACCTGGTCGGGCATGTACGCCCACGCGGCCCCCTGGAACGCCCGCTACTTCGGCAACTCCAACCACAGCTCCGGCTGCATAGGCATGAGCGACGCGAACGCGTCCTGGTTCTACGCCCAGGTCCACCCCGGCGACCCCTTCGAGATCAAGGGCAAGGACACAAAGGGCGTGGTCGCACCGGGGAACGGCTTCGGCGCGTGGAACGTGTCGTGGACGGAGTGGCAGGGGATGAGCGCGCTGCGGTGA
- a CDS encoding medium chain dehydrogenase/reductase family protein, protein MNTEGLVEVVLPGKVEPEGLQIRLGAVPTAGPGQVVIRMEATGVSFAEQQMRRGRYYDQPPFPFVPGYDLVGTVLATGEGVDPGLAGTRVAALLKVGGWASHVLVDAADVVPVPAGIGAAEAETLVVNGITAWQMLHRKARVRAGDTVVVHGANGGVGSVLVQLAQAAGARVIGTASERHHDALRERGVAPVDYRAGDVAARIRELAPRGVAAVFDHVGGRGIVDSWRLLAPGGTLVSYGSASTRDDEGSKQWPVLKLLGRVWMWNALPNRRRAYFFNVWAGRALAKNRFRARLRTDLTQVFAALQRGEVSAQIAAQLPLTRAADAMRLAESGTVAGKVVLNP, encoded by the coding sequence ATGAACACCGAAGGACTCGTCGAGGTCGTGCTGCCGGGCAAGGTCGAGCCCGAGGGGCTGCAGATCCGGCTCGGGGCGGTGCCCACCGCGGGCCCCGGCCAGGTCGTGATCCGGATGGAGGCGACCGGCGTCTCCTTCGCCGAGCAGCAGATGCGGCGCGGCCGCTACTACGACCAGCCGCCCTTCCCGTTCGTGCCCGGCTACGACCTCGTCGGCACGGTGCTGGCGACCGGCGAGGGCGTGGACCCGGGCCTGGCCGGCACCCGGGTCGCCGCGCTGCTGAAGGTCGGCGGCTGGGCCAGCCATGTGCTCGTCGACGCGGCGGACGTGGTGCCGGTGCCCGCCGGGATCGGTGCGGCGGAGGCGGAGACCCTCGTCGTCAACGGCATCACCGCCTGGCAGATGCTGCACCGCAAGGCGCGGGTCCGTGCCGGGGACACCGTGGTGGTGCACGGCGCGAACGGCGGTGTCGGATCGGTCCTGGTCCAGCTCGCCCAGGCCGCGGGTGCGCGGGTGATCGGTACGGCGTCCGAACGCCACCACGACGCCCTGCGGGAACGGGGAGTCGCCCCCGTCGACTACCGCGCCGGCGACGTCGCCGCCCGCATCCGCGAACTCGCGCCCCGCGGGGTGGCCGCCGTCTTCGACCACGTCGGCGGCCGCGGCATCGTCGACTCCTGGCGGCTCCTGGCACCCGGCGGCACGCTCGTCTCGTACGGCAGCGCCTCCACCCGGGACGACGAGGGCTCCAAGCAGTGGCCCGTCCTCAAGCTGCTGGGCCGGGTGTGGATGTGGAACGCGCTGCCCAACCGCCGCCGCGCCTACTTCTTCAACGTCTGGGCCGGCCGGGCCCTGGCCAAGAACCGCTTCCGCGCCCGCCTGCGCACCGACCTCACCCAGGTCTTCGCCGCCCTCCAGCGCGGCGAGGTCAGCGCCCAGATCGCCGCGCAGCTGCCGCTCACCCGCGCCGCCGACGCCATGCGGCTGGCCGAGTCCGGCACCGTCGCCGGAAAGGTCGTCCTGAACCCGTAA
- a CDS encoding lysine transporter LysE, with the protein MNELLMEIAGEVVLTLVACLVLAGLAVAFVWGWGRSPLVAGGVGGALLVFLGYGGWELLRPARPGRRGRLAGAAATTLTVTVVFVVYASSCSCS; encoded by the coding sequence TTGAACGAACTCCTGATGGAGATCGCAGGAGAGGTCGTGCTGACGTTGGTCGCCTGCCTTGTTCTGGCGGGTCTGGCTGTTGCGTTCGTGTGGGGATGGGGCCGCAGCCCGCTCGTCGCCGGGGGTGTGGGCGGTGCCTTGCTGGTCTTTCTCGGCTACGGCGGCTGGGAGTTGCTGCGTCCCGCCAGGCCGGGGCGGCGCGGGCGCCTGGCCGGCGCGGCCGCCACCACGCTCACCGTGACCGTCGTGTTCGTCGTCTACGCCTCGTCGTGCAGTTGCTCCTGA
- a CDS encoding TetR/AcrR family transcriptional regulator, giving the protein MVNSEAKTPRERYRAQVRTEIKERAWEQIATAGASALSLNAIAKQMGMSGPALYRYFSGRDELITELVRDAYRSLADTFRAAAEAGADLSGLAHALRGWALKDPQRYFLIYGTPIPGYHAPDDTTAISSEIMATLLDACAALPTDGPATPFDAHLEGHRDWARNHPAPPAALHRALTFWTRLHGVLSLELAGQFTGMGLDPALLFAAELDDLTATPTD; this is encoded by the coding sequence ATGGTGAACTCGGAAGCGAAGACCCCGCGCGAGCGCTACCGCGCCCAGGTGCGTACGGAGATCAAGGAACGGGCGTGGGAGCAGATCGCCACCGCCGGCGCCTCCGCGCTCTCCCTGAACGCGATCGCCAAGCAGATGGGCATGAGCGGACCCGCGCTGTACCGGTACTTCAGCGGGCGAGACGAGCTGATCACCGAGCTCGTCAGAGACGCGTACCGAAGCCTCGCCGACACCTTCCGCGCCGCCGCGGAGGCCGGCGCCGACCTGTCCGGGCTGGCGCACGCCCTGCGGGGATGGGCCCTGAAGGACCCCCAGCGCTACTTCCTCATCTACGGCACGCCCATCCCGGGCTACCACGCGCCCGACGACACCACCGCGATCTCCTCGGAGATCATGGCGACCCTCCTGGACGCCTGTGCCGCGCTGCCGACGGACGGCCCGGCGACCCCGTTCGACGCGCACCTCGAAGGTCACCGGGACTGGGCGCGCAACCATCCCGCTCCGCCCGCGGCCCTCCACCGCGCCCTGACCTTCTGGACCCGGCTGCACGGGGTGCTGTCCCTGGAACTCGCCGGCCAGTTCACCGGCATGGGGCTCGACCCCGCGCTCCTCTTCGCGGCCGAACTGGACGACCTGACCGCTACACCGACGGACTGA